The following DNA comes from Flammeovirgaceae bacterium.
CCGAAGATGATGAACTGGCTTTTATCAAAGTGTTCCGGGATTTGATGCGGATCAAAAACATTCTCACCGCTTTTTCCGACTTCAAATGGGAAGACCTGGCCATGAATGAACAGCTCTTTGAAGACTACAAAAGCAAATACCTTGACCTATACGATAAAGTAAAAAGCGACCACCAAAAAGAGAAAGTTTCCATTCTGGAAGATGTGGACTTTGAACTGGAGCTTATTCACCGGGATGAAGTCAATGTGGCGTATATCATTCAGTTGCTTATCAAACTGAAGTCAGATACCCAAAAAGATGTTGCTCAAACCGAGAAGGAAATTTTCAACCTGCTGAACAATGAAGCCCACCTGCGTAGCAAACGGGAACTGATTGAGAAATTCATTGAAGAAAACCTGCCGGTGATTGAAGATTCAGATGACGTACCGCAGGAATTCGAAAAGTTTTGGAATGAAGAACAGTTAAAAGCCTTTGCCGATTTGGTGAAAGAAGAAAAGCTGAATGCGGATCGCACCGAAAAACTGATAGAAGATTACCTATTTGCCGAACGTGAACCGCTTCGGGATGAGGTACTGGAATTGATAGAAGGCAACAAACCCACCTTGCTGGAACGCAAGAAAACAGGCGACCGGATTTTGACTCGGATTTTAGATTTTGTTGAGACATTTATTAACGGAATGGCAGGAAATTAAACACTTTATGAATAGATGAGGAAAATAGACAGAGATACATTTTTAAGGAGTTTCAAGGTACTTTCAAACCAATCATTTGATTTGTTTTTAGGTTCAGGTGCCTCTGTCAATTCCGGTATCCCGTCAGGAGGTGACTTAGTTTGGCATTTTAAGAGAGAAATACTTAGCAGCAAGAAAATAATTAATGGCAAAAAATTTACTGATCTTAAAATTGAGGCCAACAAACAAATTATTCAAAATTACTTTGACCAAAGAGGCGACAACAATATAGTAAACCACTATTCTCACTATTTTAAAGAATGCTACCCCGACTCACTTGTCAGAAAGGAGTTTTTGAGTGATTTGGTTCGTGATAAAAAACCGTCCATTGGCTTTCTCTGTTTATCAGCACTGGTAGAGCGACAAAAATTCAATGTGGTTTGGACTACCAATTTTGATGACTTAATTGAAAATGCAATTACAGCCCTGAATTATAAAAGTTGCCAAATTGTTTCCCCTGATAATGCAAGTTCTGTTCAACAATTCAACTCGGATATTCCTACAGTTGTGAAGCTTCATGGGGATTTCCGATATGACCCGCTTCAAAATACAGATGAAGAACTTCAGGAGTTAGAAGCAAGTTTGCATACAAAATTCTTAGACGCTTCAACCCAGAAAGGCTTACTGGTTGTCGGGTATTCGGGAAGTGATAAATCTGTAATGACCACATTGGAAAAAGCATTAGAGAAACCCAATGCTTTTCCGAAAGGTTTAATCTGGTGTATACCAAAGGGACTGCAACCGACAAATGAGTTAGAAGCATTGTTAGATAAAGCTCATCAACAAAACAATCGTTCAGGATTTTTAGAGATTGATAGCTTCGACTATTTTCTACATGAGATTTATAAAACCTGTGAATTATCAAATACACAAATTGATACCATTGCCTCTGAACGATTTGAACAAAGACAGGTATTTAGGTTAAGTCAAAATCCCTCTGCCACCTTACCAATTCTTTTAAATGCAATAAAGGCAAAGAGCTTTCCGAAAACCGCTTTTACTACGAAAACCACTTTAACTGGGGTAGGAAAATGGAAAAGATTGCGGCAAGCAATCGGCAGTTCCAATATAGTTGCGTCATTTACCAAAAATGATACTCTGATGATTTTTGGTGTTGAACAGGAAATCAAGGAAACACTAAAAAACCATATAACTGATGACCTAAAAATTGCTGACATACCAGAGCATATCTATTATCATTCTGATTCCTTTTATTTAGGGATGCTATATGAGTTGGTTGAAAAAGCTTTGGTCAATGATTTTGGATTATCCGTTTACGCAAAAGGTAGGAATATCAGAAAATTCTATTCTTCCGAAAACCCATTAAGTGATAGCGAAATTGCAGATATTAAAAATCGAAACCGTAATTTCAATATTCATCAAAACAATGTCGTTTTTGAGGCATTTGAGTTTAAAATTGAATTCGTCAATAAAGAACTTTACCTACTAATTTGCCCAACAGTTCATATACAGACAACAGCAGGCAGTGAGCCTCCCAGAAATGTTGTTCAATATCTTTCAAACACCATTATTTCAAATCGCTACAATAACAAGTATGGGCAAAAAATGCATTGGTGGTTTACGGAATTGAAGAAGAAAAATGAAAACTTGAATTTTCGGCTTGGTGATTTTGAAATTAAGCTCGCAGAATATTACTCAACAGCAGCAAAAAAAGTAAACGATAAATTTTATTGCTTTAATGGCTTTACGAAACTTAACGAGCCGTCTATTTATTTTCATTACCAAGATGAAGCAAAGCAATCAATTCATCCGATAAATGGCTTAAAAATTTTAGGCCCGTTAGAAGAAAGCTTTGGACAAAGTAACAATGGATCTGCCAATGTCAACTTGGCTATTATTTCCCCTGACTTTGGATTTGAAAAAGTCAAAGCCCATTTAGATTCTCTACTAAATACAGTCAGTCCAATATGGGAAAAGGAGTATTTGAAGGATTTCCCGGGATTTGACAATGTTTTTAAAAAGCATCTCATCATTCCCAACACTGTTCAAAGTGAATTTGTGATTACAATTCCTAATAATGACGTAAGCAGTTTTTCTGCCATTCAATTTTATGATTATTTGAAAAGCAAAATTGATAAGTTGGCATTGAAGAGCACTGACATAGATTGCGTTGTAATCTACATACCTGACCAATGGAAGAAATTCAGGGAGCTAAAGAATGAAAACACGTACTATGACTTACACGATTCATTGAAATTGTACTGTGTAAAGAAGGGCTTAAGAATCCAGTTCATAGAAGATAAATCTATTAACTACAAAGACCAGGCAAAAATCCGGTGGTGGCTATCGTTAGGTTTATATGTTAAATCAAACGGAACTCCATGGAAAGTTAAGACAGACAATACGGAAACAGCCTTTGTTGGATTAGGTTATGCCGTAAGGCAAAATGCTCGTGATAAAGTTGTTCTTGGGAGCAGTCAAATATTTGATGGTCATGGAAACGGACTTAAATTCTTATTGCAGCCAATAGATAAACCAGTCTTTTATAACAAGAATCCTTTCATGAGTAAGGAAGATGCTTTTCTAAGTTCAACTAATAAGTGCAACACAAGAGGCTGAAAGAAAGAGGGATTTCTCCCCCTTTCAATTGGCCAAGATCATTTAAACTTGTGTTGCAATGTCAAATTATAAACAACTTGGTCAAGGGCAAAGGTATGTAATTGACCGCCTACTTAGGCAAGGAAAAAGCCAGAAAGAAATAGCCGATGTGCTGGGGTACAACAAATCCACCATTAGCCGTGAACTTAAGCGCAATACTCCCAAACGGGGCAGGGGCGCAAAATTGTATGACCCTGAAAAGGCCCAAATGAAGACCGAAGGCAGGCACCGGGGCAAGAACAAGCACACCACCTTCACCGATGGGATGCGCAGGCAGATCGTGGAACAATTGACCATTGAAAAATGGAGCCCGGAATTGATTTCACAAATCGGCCGCCAGCACGATCCGGGTTTTGTCAGCCATGAAACCATCTACCAATGGATATGGGACATGAAGCATGGCCGTAAGCGGGAAGACCGGCCCTACC
Coding sequences within:
- a CDS encoding SIR2 family protein: MRKIDRDTFLRSFKVLSNQSFDLFLGSGASVNSGIPSGGDLVWHFKREILSSKKIINGKKFTDLKIEANKQIIQNYFDQRGDNNIVNHYSHYFKECYPDSLVRKEFLSDLVRDKKPSIGFLCLSALVERQKFNVVWTTNFDDLIENAITALNYKSCQIVSPDNASSVQQFNSDIPTVVKLHGDFRYDPLQNTDEELQELEASLHTKFLDASTQKGLLVVGYSGSDKSVMTTLEKALEKPNAFPKGLIWCIPKGLQPTNELEALLDKAHQQNNRSGFLEIDSFDYFLHEIYKTCELSNTQIDTIASERFEQRQVFRLSQNPSATLPILLNAIKAKSFPKTAFTTKTTLTGVGKWKRLRQAIGSSNIVASFTKNDTLMIFGVEQEIKETLKNHITDDLKIADIPEHIYYHSDSFYLGMLYELVEKALVNDFGLSVYAKGRNIRKFYSSENPLSDSEIADIKNRNRNFNIHQNNVVFEAFEFKIEFVNKELYLLICPTVHIQTTAGSEPPRNVVQYLSNTIISNRYNNKYGQKMHWWFTELKKKNENLNFRLGDFEIKLAEYYSTAAKKVNDKFYCFNGFTKLNEPSIYFHYQDEAKQSIHPINGLKILGPLEESFGQSNNGSANVNLAIISPDFGFEKVKAHLDSLLNTVSPIWEKEYLKDFPGFDNVFKKHLIIPNTVQSEFVITIPNNDVSSFSAIQFYDYLKSKIDKLALKSTDIDCVVIYIPDQWKKFRELKNENTYYDLHDSLKLYCVKKGLRIQFIEDKSINYKDQAKIRWWLSLGLYVKSNGTPWKVKTDNTETAFVGLGYAVRQNARDKVVLGSSQIFDGHGNGLKFLLQPIDKPVFYNKNPFMSKEDAFLSSTNKCNTRG